One region of Mus musculus strain C57BL/6J chromosome 3, GRCm38.p6 C57BL/6J genomic DNA includes:
- the Slc50a1 gene encoding sugar transporter SWEET1 → MEAGGVADSFLSSACVLFTLGMFSTGLSDLRHMQRTRSVDNIQFLPFLTTDVNNLSWLSYGVLKGDGTLIIVNSVGAVLQTLYILAYLHYSPQKHGVLLQTATLLAVLLLGYGYFWLLVPDLEARLQQLGLFCSVFTISMYLSPLADLAKIVQTKSTQRLSFSLTIATLFCSASWSIYGFRLRDPYITVPNLPGILTSLIRLGLFCKYPPEQDRKYRLLQT, encoded by the exons ATGGAGGCGGGCGGCGTGGCAGACTCTTTCCTTTCTAGTGCCTGCGTGCTCTTCACCCTGGGCATGTTCTCCACTGGCCT CTCGGACCTCAGGCATATGCAGAGGACACGGAGCGTGGACAACATCCAGTTCCTGCCTTTTCTCACCACGGATGTCAA CAACCTGAGCTGGCTGAGTTACGGAGTCTTGAAGGGAGATGGGACCCTTATCATCGTCAATAGCGTGGGGGCCGTGCTTCAGACTCTTTATATCCTGGCATATCTGCACTACAGTCCTCAGAAG CATGGTGTGCTCCTGCAGACGGCAACCCTGCTGGCTGTCCTTCTCCTGGGTTATGGCTACTTTTGGCTTCTGGTGCCGGACCTTGAGGCCCGGCTTCAGCAGCTAGGCCTCTTCTGTAGCGTCTTTACCATCAGCATGTACCTCTCCCCACTGGCTGATTTG GCCAAGATCGTTCAGACTAAATCAACCCAGCGCCTCTCCTTCTCCCTGACCATTGCCACGCTCTTTTGCTCCGCCTCTTGGTCTATTTACGGGTTTCGCCTCCGAGACCCATACATCACG GTGCCCAACCTTCCAGGAATCCTCACCAGCTTAATCCGCCTCGGGCTTTTCTGCAAGTACCCTCCAGAGCAAGACAGGAAGTACCGCCTCCTGCAGACCTGA
- the Slc50a1 gene encoding sugar transporter SWEET1 isoform X1: MQRTRSVDNIQFLPFLTTDVNNLSWLSYGVLKGDGTLIIVNSVGAVLQTLYILAYLHYSPQKHGVLLQTATLLAVLLLGYGYFWLLVPDLEARLQQLGLFCSVFTISMYLSPLADLAKIVQTKSTQRLSFSLTIATLFCSASWSIYGFRLRDPYITVPNLPGILTSLIRLGLFCKYPPEQDRKYRLLQT, from the exons ATGCAGAGGACACGGAGCGTGGACAACATCCAGTTCCTGCCTTTTCTCACCACGGATGTCAA CAACCTGAGCTGGCTGAGTTACGGAGTCTTGAAGGGAGATGGGACCCTTATCATCGTCAATAGCGTGGGGGCCGTGCTTCAGACTCTTTATATCCTGGCATATCTGCACTACAGTCCTCAGAAG CATGGTGTGCTCCTGCAGACGGCAACCCTGCTGGCTGTCCTTCTCCTGGGTTATGGCTACTTTTGGCTTCTGGTGCCGGACCTTGAGGCCCGGCTTCAGCAGCTAGGCCTCTTCTGTAGCGTCTTTACCATCAGCATGTACCTCTCCCCACTGGCTGATTTG GCCAAGATCGTTCAGACTAAATCAACCCAGCGCCTCTCCTTCTCCCTGACCATTGCCACGCTCTTTTGCTCCGCCTCTTGGTCTATTTACGGGTTTCGCCTCCGAGACCCATACATCACG GTGCCCAACCTTCCAGGAATCCTCACCAGCTTAATCCGCCTCGGGCTTTTCTGCAAGTACCCTCCAGAGCAAGACAGGAAGTACCGCCTCCTGCAGACCTGA
- the Slc50a1 gene encoding sugar transporter SWEET1 isoform X3: MEAGGVADSFLSSACVLFTLGMFSTGLSDLRHMQRTRSVDNIQFLPFLTTDVNNLSWLSYGVLKGDGTLIIVNSVGAVLQTLYILAYLHYSPQKHGVLLQTATLLAVLLLGYGYFWLLVPDLEARLQQLGLFCSVFTISMYLSPLADLAKIVQTKSTQRLSFSLTIATLFCSASWSIYGFRLRDPYITESSPA; this comes from the exons ATGGAGGCGGGCGGCGTGGCAGACTCTTTCCTTTCTAGTGCCTGCGTGCTCTTCACCCTGGGCATGTTCTCCACTGGCCT CTCGGACCTCAGGCATATGCAGAGGACACGGAGCGTGGACAACATCCAGTTCCTGCCTTTTCTCACCACGGATGTCAA CAACCTGAGCTGGCTGAGTTACGGAGTCTTGAAGGGAGATGGGACCCTTATCATCGTCAATAGCGTGGGGGCCGTGCTTCAGACTCTTTATATCCTGGCATATCTGCACTACAGTCCTCAGAAG CATGGTGTGCTCCTGCAGACGGCAACCCTGCTGGCTGTCCTTCTCCTGGGTTATGGCTACTTTTGGCTTCTGGTGCCGGACCTTGAGGCCCGGCTTCAGCAGCTAGGCCTCTTCTGTAGCGTCTTTACCATCAGCATGTACCTCTCCCCACTGGCTGATTTG GCCAAGATCGTTCAGACTAAATCAACCCAGCGCCTCTCCTTCTCCCTGACCATTGCCACGCTCTTTTGCTCCGCCTCTTGGTCTATTTACGGGTTTCGCCTCCGAGACCCATACATCACG GAATCCTCACCAGCTTAA
- the Slc50a1 gene encoding sugar transporter SWEET1 isoform X2, which produces MQRTRSVDNIQFLPFLTTDVNNLSWLSYGVLKGDGTLIIVNSVGAVLQTLYILAYLHYSPQKHGVLLQTATLLAVLLLGYGYFWLLVPDLEARLQQLGLFCSVFTISMYLSPLADLAKIVQTKSTQRLSFSLTIATLFCSASWSIYGFRLRDPYITESSPA; this is translated from the exons ATGCAGAGGACACGGAGCGTGGACAACATCCAGTTCCTGCCTTTTCTCACCACGGATGTCAA CAACCTGAGCTGGCTGAGTTACGGAGTCTTGAAGGGAGATGGGACCCTTATCATCGTCAATAGCGTGGGGGCCGTGCTTCAGACTCTTTATATCCTGGCATATCTGCACTACAGTCCTCAGAAG CATGGTGTGCTCCTGCAGACGGCAACCCTGCTGGCTGTCCTTCTCCTGGGTTATGGCTACTTTTGGCTTCTGGTGCCGGACCTTGAGGCCCGGCTTCAGCAGCTAGGCCTCTTCTGTAGCGTCTTTACCATCAGCATGTACCTCTCCCCACTGGCTGATTTG GCCAAGATCGTTCAGACTAAATCAACCCAGCGCCTCTCCTTCTCCCTGACCATTGCCACGCTCTTTTGCTCCGCCTCTTGGTCTATTTACGGGTTTCGCCTCCGAGACCCATACATCACG GAATCCTCACCAGCTTAA